A genomic segment from Tuwongella immobilis encodes:
- the rpsU gene encoding 30S ribosomal protein S21 produces MSIRMRVHDREPISAALRRFKKLLERSGLKKELRKHEHYEKPCEVRRRAELRKQRAIRKGMSPTGS; encoded by the coding sequence ATGTCGATCCGGATGCGTGTTCATGATCGTGAGCCAATCAGCGCGGCTCTGCGTCGTTTCAAAAAACTGCTCGAACGAAGCGGGCTGAAAAAAGAATTGCGTAAGCACGAACATTACGAAAAACCTTGTGAAGTTCGCCGACGTGCCGAACTCCGGAAGCAACGAGCGATTCGCAAGGGCATGAGCCCGACCGGTTCCTAA
- a CDS encoding acyl-CoA desaturase — protein MSSLHLVRASVPTPKVTLRHRLLDFVGRGPFLLMHLACLGVFFVPVTWTALAMCVAFYVIRMFGITAGYHRYFSHRAYKTSRIFQFILGFIGASALQKGPLWWASHHRHHHRHSDSELDPHSPVANSVWWSHVGWVLSRKYHAYDADSIKDFMKYPELRLLNFFHVVPGILLAVLCYWLDGASGLFWGFFVSTVLLYHGTFLVNSVCHIFGKKRYVTGDESRNNAVVAILTLGEGWHNNHHCYQSSANQGFFWWEVDLSYYTLKTLSAFGIVWGLRKPPLAKLPLLGQAKSDATPAAVSEPVVEAATEVVPQEVVKS, from the coding sequence ATGTCGTCTCTTCATCTGGTGCGCGCCTCGGTTCCCACTCCGAAAGTGACACTTCGCCATCGGTTGCTGGATTTCGTTGGCCGCGGCCCATTCCTGCTCATGCACCTCGCTTGCTTGGGCGTCTTTTTCGTCCCTGTCACATGGACCGCCTTGGCCATGTGCGTTGCGTTCTATGTCATTCGAATGTTCGGCATCACGGCGGGGTATCACCGATACTTCTCGCACCGTGCGTACAAGACCAGCCGAATCTTCCAATTTATCCTCGGGTTCATCGGAGCTTCCGCGCTACAGAAAGGGCCGCTCTGGTGGGCATCGCACCATCGTCATCATCACCGTCATTCCGATTCTGAACTGGATCCGCATTCGCCGGTCGCTAACAGTGTTTGGTGGTCGCACGTCGGTTGGGTACTTTCCCGCAAGTACCACGCTTACGACGCAGACAGCATCAAAGACTTCATGAAATATCCCGAGCTGCGCCTGCTGAACTTCTTCCACGTCGTTCCGGGCATCCTGCTCGCCGTTCTCTGCTATTGGTTGGATGGTGCGTCGGGGCTGTTCTGGGGCTTCTTCGTCTCCACCGTCCTGCTCTACCACGGAACCTTCCTGGTGAATTCCGTCTGCCATATCTTTGGCAAGAAGCGATACGTCACCGGTGATGAGTCCCGCAACAATGCCGTGGTCGCGATTCTGACCCTCGGCGAAGGTTGGCACAATAATCACCACTGCTACCAATCGTCCGCCAATCAAGGCTTCTTCTGGTGGGAAGTGGACCTGAGCTACTACACCCTGAAGACCTTGAGCGCATTCGGCATCGTCTGGGGATTGCGCAAGCCGCCCCTGGCCAAGTTGCCGCTCTTGGGCCAAGCTAAGTCGGATGCCACCCCCGCGGCGGTTTCCGAACCCGTGGTCGAAGCCGCGACGGAAGTGGTTCCGCAGGAAGTGGTTAAGTCTTGA
- a CDS encoding MBL fold metallo-hydrolase translates to MRTELQTIVSEPFMQNSTVLWKSGQSQALVFDPGMDPEAILDVLVSNNLTLAAILLTHGHADHIAGNAVLKAAFPDAPIVIGVNEAALLTDAELNLSAAFGVPFTSPPADRLIHDGEIIEYAGWSMEVLEIPGHSPGHVVFRIAELQPQIIIGGDVLFRGGIGRTDFPGGSMKQLLSGIHQKLRPLPEDTVIYPGHGPVTTLGHEWRTNQFLTIKT, encoded by the coding sequence ATGCGAACCGAGTTGCAAACGATTGTCTCAGAACCGTTTATGCAAAATAGCACCGTACTTTGGAAGTCTGGGCAATCGCAAGCCCTTGTCTTCGATCCGGGCATGGACCCCGAGGCGATTCTCGATGTCTTGGTATCAAACAATCTCACACTCGCCGCAATTTTGCTCACACATGGTCACGCCGATCACATCGCCGGGAATGCAGTGCTCAAGGCGGCATTCCCCGATGCTCCGATCGTGATCGGAGTGAACGAAGCGGCCCTCCTCACCGATGCCGAATTGAACCTGAGCGCGGCCTTTGGTGTCCCATTCACCAGTCCACCGGCCGATCGACTGATTCATGACGGGGAAATCATCGAATACGCGGGTTGGTCGATGGAAGTGCTCGAGATTCCGGGTCATTCACCGGGGCATGTCGTGTTTCGCATCGCGGAATTGCAGCCGCAGATCATCATTGGTGGGGATGTGCTATTTCGAGGCGGAATCGGGCGAACCGATTTTCCGGGTGGGTCGATGAAGCAGTTGCTCAGCGGCATTCATCAAAAGCTAAGGCCATTGCCCGAGGATACGGTAATTTACCCCGGGCATGGCCCTGTGACAACGCTCGGCCACGAGTGGCGAACGAATCAGTTTTTAACGATCAAGACTTAA
- the acpS gene encoding holo-ACP synthase, whose product MEIIGMGSEIIECLRIRRMIERHGEFFLLRVYTMDEIEDCQQRRQSTELFAARWAAKEAVYRSIGTPWRRGLAWTDVEIRYSSEGEPHVQLRGMAKELSERRGVQTIRLTTAFCRAYATATSLALGGGAKPSIPPSETD is encoded by the coding sequence ATGGAAATCATCGGGATGGGCAGCGAAATCATCGAGTGCCTACGCATTCGCCGCATGATCGAACGACACGGCGAATTTTTTCTCTTGCGAGTCTATACCATGGACGAAATCGAAGATTGTCAACAACGTCGCCAATCGACTGAGTTATTCGCGGCGCGCTGGGCGGCGAAGGAAGCGGTCTATCGCTCCATCGGCACCCCCTGGCGGCGCGGTCTCGCTTGGACCGATGTGGAAATCCGATACTCCAGCGAAGGCGAACCGCACGTGCAGTTGCGCGGAATGGCCAAAGAATTGTCGGAGCGTCGCGGCGTGCAGACCATCCGCCTGACCACCGCGTTCTGTCGTGCCTATGCCACCGCCACCAGTCTTGCGCTCGGCGGCGGTGCCAAGCCTTCGATTCCACCATCCGAAACCGATTGA
- a CDS encoding ATP-dependent helicase has product MARESSAASGDESKLLADLTADQQAAVVHGTGPLLILAAAGSGKTRVITRRVAYLLSQGIRASNILAITFTNKAAGEMRRRVDQLVPGNRVTITTFHSLGARLLRQYADRLKMDPNFTIYDTTDRNKLIKDALDLAGLDNVKFTPDRIGGGISKAKNQLLTPDRFQATSADYFTQVVARIYAIYEKRLRDANAVDFDDLLYLPALALKHDEELRAELDSRYQYILIDEYQDTNHAQYELVRRLARDYDHLCVVGDPDQSIYGWRGSNIRNILDFERDYPEATVITLDRNYRSTPNILAAAGHLIEHNVHRKQKSLLTDNPPGDPVRILTFDTGLDEAELVVERIRREVLDGKARYRDHAIFLRINALSRSLESAFVKHGVPFQIVKGLAFFDRKENRDLLAYLRLLVNPQDDLSFQRVVNEPPRGIGAKSIEHLKAYAEDRQISLLAAAGDVLKIPAIKGKAAAGLRDFHQLMTGLRSWLEQPPDVVIREVIDRSGYRAMLKAGDEDDQERLANIEEMITAAQQFAQEDPTRTLGNFLEQITLASDVDSWDEQQDCVSVMTLHAAKGLEFPIVYMLAMEQGLLPHERSLAKDEEIEEERRLCFVGMTRAMRQLNLCHAKLREFRGQALYTVPSMFLDELPKVPTTIERVDLSGRNAYGAAMDAWRRGGSPAAEGGWDDTGVRGRSSGSPGAGGGGYGSPIRPTPRPVVHSDDDEVQYRPGMIVEHETYGRGKITDISGYGAMRRMKIRFVTAGEKVFVAQKAKLRILSVPD; this is encoded by the coding sequence ATGGCACGAGAATCATCCGCCGCTTCGGGCGACGAATCGAAATTACTGGCCGATCTGACCGCGGACCAACAGGCCGCCGTTGTGCATGGCACGGGGCCGCTCTTGATTTTGGCCGCCGCCGGATCGGGCAAAACCCGCGTCATCACCCGCCGCGTGGCCTATCTGTTGTCGCAGGGAATTCGGGCGTCGAATATTCTGGCGATCACCTTTACGAATAAGGCCGCAGGCGAAATGCGTCGGCGGGTCGATCAATTGGTGCCGGGCAACCGCGTCACCATCACGACTTTCCACAGCCTCGGCGCGCGATTGCTGCGACAATACGCCGATCGCTTGAAGATGGATCCCAACTTCACCATCTATGATACCACCGATCGCAACAAATTAATCAAGGATGCGTTGGATCTTGCCGGGCTGGACAATGTCAAGTTCACACCGGATCGCATCGGCGGTGGCATCTCGAAGGCGAAGAATCAACTGCTGACCCCGGATCGCTTCCAGGCGACGAGCGCGGATTACTTCACGCAGGTGGTGGCCCGCATCTACGCGATTTATGAGAAGCGGCTGCGGGATGCCAATGCGGTCGATTTTGACGATCTCCTGTATCTGCCGGCACTTGCGCTCAAGCATGATGAGGAACTGCGGGCCGAATTGGATTCACGGTATCAATACATTCTGATTGACGAATATCAGGACACCAACCACGCCCAATATGAACTGGTTCGCCGATTGGCGCGTGATTACGATCATTTGTGCGTTGTCGGCGATCCGGACCAGAGTATTTACGGGTGGCGCGGCTCGAATATCCGGAACATTCTCGATTTCGAGCGAGACTACCCGGAAGCAACGGTGATTACGCTCGATCGCAATTACCGCAGCACGCCGAATATTCTGGCGGCGGCTGGACATTTGATCGAACACAATGTCCATCGCAAGCAAAAATCGCTGCTCACGGATAATCCGCCGGGCGATCCAGTACGGATTCTCACGTTCGATACTGGGTTGGATGAAGCGGAACTGGTCGTTGAACGCATTCGCCGCGAGGTGCTGGATGGCAAGGCACGGTATCGCGATCATGCGATCTTTCTGCGAATCAATGCGTTGTCGCGGTCACTGGAATCGGCATTTGTCAAACATGGCGTCCCGTTTCAGATCGTGAAAGGGTTGGCGTTCTTCGACCGGAAAGAAAACCGCGACTTGCTGGCGTATTTGCGATTGTTGGTGAATCCGCAGGATGACCTCTCGTTCCAGCGTGTGGTGAATGAACCGCCGCGTGGAATCGGGGCAAAATCGATTGAGCATTTGAAGGCATATGCCGAGGATCGCCAGATATCGCTCTTGGCGGCGGCGGGCGATGTGCTGAAGATACCCGCGATTAAAGGCAAGGCCGCAGCGGGGTTGCGCGATTTCCACCAACTCATGACCGGACTGCGATCGTGGCTGGAACAACCACCCGATGTCGTGATTCGGGAAGTGATCGACCGCTCCGGCTATCGAGCGATGCTCAAAGCGGGGGACGAAGATGACCAGGAACGTCTGGCGAACATCGAAGAAATGATTACCGCCGCTCAGCAGTTCGCCCAGGAAGATCCGACGCGGACGTTGGGCAACTTCCTGGAGCAGATCACGCTGGCCAGCGATGTGGATAGTTGGGACGAGCAGCAGGATTGCGTGTCGGTGATGACGCTGCACGCGGCGAAAGGGTTGGAGTTCCCGATTGTCTACATGTTGGCGATGGAGCAAGGGTTGCTGCCGCATGAGCGATCGCTGGCGAAAGATGAAGAAATCGAAGAAGAACGGCGATTGTGCTTTGTCGGAATGACTCGGGCCATGCGACAATTGAATCTGTGCCATGCCAAACTGCGGGAGTTTCGCGGTCAGGCATTGTACACAGTGCCGAGCATGTTTCTGGACGAACTGCCGAAGGTGCCCACGACAATCGAGCGGGTCGATCTTTCGGGCCGCAATGCCTACGGCGCGGCGATGGATGCCTGGCGTCGTGGTGGTTCACCCGCGGCGGAGGGGGGCTGGGACGATACCGGCGTGCGTGGACGGTCGTCTGGTAGTCCGGGCGCGGGGGGCGGTGGGTACGGTTCCCCGATTCGGCCGACGCCGCGACCGGTGGTGCATTCCGATGATGATGAGGTGCAATATCGTCCGGGAATGATTGTCGAGCATGAAACTTATGGTCGGGGCAAAATCACCGACATCTCCGGATATGGTGCGATGCGGCGGATGAAGATTCGCTTTGTCACCGCGGGCGAGAAGGTATTCGTCGCTCAGAAGGCGAAATTGCGGATCCTGTCGGTGCCGGATTGA
- a CDS encoding sugar phosphate isomerase/epimerase family protein produces the protein MLTLSAFADEISPDPQVQLDVLKQSNVRHIEFRSILSTNVLALSDLQIDEFHALLQREGFKLSAIGSPIGKIAIDQPFEPHLEKFQRAIHLAKKFGTPNIRIFSYYPPAGSPEHGFDWSPWRNEVIRRMKVKVEIAEKEGIMLFHENEHRIYGDSPERLADLYAAVQSPNLRAAFDPANFVFCDYDPWAGWEASKAFTAHLHIKDWKYGEKHGALAGQGDGLMERIIGDAVKRGYSGFATLEPHLLGGGPTGGVTGPELFPQAIEAFRQVMRNVGATEQVIRS, from the coding sequence ATGTTGACGCTGTCCGCATTTGCCGATGAAATCTCGCCCGATCCGCAAGTGCAATTGGATGTGCTGAAGCAATCCAACGTGCGGCACATCGAATTCCGTTCGATTCTCTCCACCAACGTCTTGGCGCTCAGCGATTTGCAGATCGACGAATTTCACGCCCTGCTGCAACGCGAAGGGTTCAAACTGAGCGCGATTGGCTCACCGATCGGCAAGATTGCCATCGATCAACCGTTTGAACCGCATTTGGAAAAGTTCCAACGTGCGATCCATCTGGCGAAAAAATTCGGAACGCCGAATATTCGCATCTTCAGCTATTATCCGCCGGCTGGGTCGCCCGAACATGGCTTCGATTGGTCGCCGTGGCGGAATGAAGTCATTCGCCGCATGAAAGTGAAGGTCGAAATCGCCGAGAAGGAAGGAATTATGCTCTTTCACGAGAATGAGCATCGAATCTATGGCGATTCTCCGGAACGCTTGGCGGATCTCTACGCGGCGGTGCAATCGCCGAATCTGCGAGCGGCGTTCGACCCCGCGAATTTCGTCTTCTGCGACTACGATCCGTGGGCCGGCTGGGAAGCGTCGAAGGCATTCACCGCGCATCTCCACATCAAGGATTGGAAATACGGCGAAAAGCATGGCGCACTCGCCGGGCAGGGCGATGGCCTGATGGAACGAATTATTGGCGATGCGGTCAAGCGTGGCTACAGTGGGTTTGCGACGCTCGAGCCGCACTTGCTGGGCGGCGGCCCGACCGGGGGCGTGACCGGGCCGGAATTGTTCCCGCAGGCGATTGAAGCATTCCGTCAGGTGATGCGCAATGTTGGCGCGACGGAACAGGTGATTCGGTCTTAA
- a CDS encoding CehA/McbA family metallohydrolase: protein MGLQTVHVRVNDAATKLPTPVRLRITGPDGVSFPPFGHPWLIPVGPYECLGNNLRFGTARYSLINGACEIQLPTQVPLEVEILKGPEFRPIRTTVTLNQGQMALRFVIERISDLRSEGWLAGDGRVHGFSPHEAHLQAQAEDVAIVNLLATATMHASMDGHCYETIPQMAAYSGQQPALAGDGAWVAVNTFQQHPMLGQVALLHTHRAVFPLVFGGMDATDDWSIVDWCEQAHRKRGLTVWCDAFRQDRGLMGGECLLAALRGEIDAFEFDHSERPMAWLSAWYRLLNLGVTLPLVGSSAKRSNGEALGGMRTYARIAPDAEPGVPAWIEAVRAGRTWITNGPLLRVTIGGSGPGETIPRTAISADGMLPATIRLQSLVPVQALEILADGEAVQRIEVPELADGQPFDWQGEIPAGQASWFSVRTYGAAKSLLQPTSAVFAHTSPIGLAEPTWAKRAAAVPAVVRMLERLIDWSETEGRYSEARWKEQLVGYSQFAIRKLQANS from the coding sequence GTGGGGTTGCAAACGGTTCATGTGCGGGTGAATGATGCGGCGACGAAGCTGCCAACGCCGGTAAGACTTCGCATTACCGGGCCAGACGGGGTGAGTTTCCCGCCGTTTGGTCATCCGTGGTTGATCCCAGTCGGCCCCTACGAATGCCTGGGCAACAATCTGCGATTTGGCACGGCGCGCTATTCGCTCATCAACGGTGCTTGCGAGATTCAACTGCCCACCCAAGTGCCGTTGGAAGTCGAAATTCTCAAAGGCCCGGAATTCCGTCCGATTCGCACGACGGTCACGCTGAACCAAGGTCAAATGGCCCTGCGATTCGTGATCGAACGAATCAGCGATCTGCGATCCGAAGGCTGGCTCGCGGGCGATGGCCGGGTGCATGGCTTTTCCCCGCATGAGGCGCATCTCCAAGCCCAGGCGGAAGATGTGGCAATTGTCAATCTGCTGGCAACGGCCACGATGCATGCCAGCATGGATGGCCATTGCTACGAGACGATCCCGCAGATGGCCGCTTACAGTGGCCAGCAACCCGCGCTGGCCGGAGATGGGGCGTGGGTGGCGGTCAACACATTTCAGCAGCATCCGATGTTGGGGCAGGTGGCGCTCCTGCATACCCATCGCGCGGTGTTCCCGTTGGTTTTCGGTGGGATGGATGCGACGGATGATTGGTCAATCGTTGATTGGTGCGAGCAAGCGCATCGCAAACGTGGGCTCACCGTCTGGTGCGATGCCTTCCGTCAGGATCGTGGCTTGATGGGGGGCGAGTGTTTGCTCGCCGCCTTGCGAGGCGAAATCGATGCGTTTGAATTCGATCATTCGGAACGACCGATGGCGTGGTTATCCGCATGGTATCGGCTGTTGAATTTGGGCGTAACCTTGCCTCTGGTCGGGAGTTCCGCCAAACGAAGCAATGGCGAAGCGCTCGGCGGCATGCGCACCTATGCCCGAATCGCTCCAGATGCTGAACCAGGTGTGCCCGCGTGGATCGAAGCGGTACGGGCTGGGCGAACGTGGATCACCAACGGCCCTTTGCTTCGCGTCACCATCGGCGGAAGTGGGCCTGGCGAGACGATTCCCCGAACGGCGATTTCAGCAGACGGAATGTTGCCAGCGACGATTCGGCTGCAATCGTTGGTGCCCGTGCAAGCGTTGGAGATTCTCGCAGATGGGGAAGCCGTCCAACGGATCGAGGTGCCGGAATTGGCGGATGGGCAGCCGTTTGATTGGCAGGGCGAGATTCCAGCGGGGCAGGCAAGTTGGTTTTCGGTAAGGACTTACGGCGCGGCTAAGTCGCTGCTGCAACCGACGAGTGCGGTGTTTGCCCATACATCCCCGATTGGGCTGGCGGAGCCGACCTGGGCGAAGCGGGCCGCAGCCGTGCCGGCAGTCGTGCGGATGCTCGAGCGACTGATCGACTGGAGTGAGACCGAAGGGCGATATTCAGAAGCGCGTTGGAAAGAGCAATTGGTGGGATACTCACAATTCGCCATCCGAAAGTTGCAAGCCAATTCGTGA
- a CDS encoding potassium channel family protein: protein MPWRVWLAIIFPAIPLTIGTLGYRIIEGPHWTIADAFYMTSITLTTVGYLEVHELSNPGRMFTVFLAFSGIFALFFTATEIIRTIVSGEFRHLLGKERMARALAEMENHFIVCGYGRMGHQVCADFEKQRLPYVVIDQNEGVFKNFSSEFGVLLVGDATQDDVLRKAGITRAKAITSVLSSDAANLYIVLSARLLSDRLVIVARAEDSGAEEKLRRVGANKVISPYRISGHRIAQAVMRPTVVNFLEMATLDAHPELQIEEIRLHPNSPYVGKTLRIARIHQDLGIIIVGIVSANGHIQFSPQADTRLEAGDTLITLGRRTQLDQLLRHGSMDEVISPE from the coding sequence TTGCCCTGGCGCGTCTGGCTGGCGATCATCTTCCCGGCGATTCCGCTGACCATCGGCACGCTCGGTTACCGCATCATCGAAGGACCGCATTGGACCATCGCCGATGCGTTCTACATGACATCGATTACGCTAACCACCGTGGGATATTTGGAAGTACACGAACTTTCCAATCCCGGTCGGATGTTTACGGTGTTTTTGGCGTTCAGCGGCATTTTCGCGCTGTTTTTCACGGCCACGGAAATCATTCGCACCATTGTCAGCGGCGAGTTCCGCCATTTGTTGGGGAAAGAACGCATGGCCCGCGCCTTGGCAGAGATGGAGAATCACTTCATCGTATGTGGGTACGGCCGCATGGGGCACCAAGTCTGTGCGGATTTCGAGAAGCAACGGCTGCCGTATGTGGTGATTGACCAAAACGAGGGCGTCTTTAAGAACTTCTCCTCCGAATTCGGGGTGCTACTCGTCGGCGATGCCACGCAGGATGATGTACTGCGAAAAGCGGGCATTACGCGGGCTAAGGCAATTACGTCGGTACTATCGTCGGATGCGGCGAATCTGTACATCGTCCTCTCAGCTCGACTGTTAAGCGATCGTTTGGTGATTGTGGCCCGAGCGGAAGATTCTGGCGCGGAAGAAAAACTGCGGCGAGTTGGGGCGAATAAGGTCATTTCGCCGTATCGCATCAGCGGGCATCGAATCGCTCAGGCGGTGATGCGACCGACGGTGGTGAACTTCCTGGAAATGGCCACCTTGGATGCCCACCCCGAATTGCAAATTGAAGAAATTCGACTCCACCCGAATTCTCCCTATGTGGGGAAAACGCTGCGGATCGCTCGAATCCATCAGGACTTAGGGATTATCATCGTCGGCATTGTCTCCGCCAACGGGCATATTCAGTTCAGCCCGCAGGCCGACACTCGGCTCGAAGCTGGCGATACGCTGATTACCCTGGGCCGACGAACGCAGTTGGATCAACTGTTGCGACATGGTTCGATGGACGAAGTGATTTCTCCGGAATAA
- the guaB gene encoding IMP dehydrogenase: MHDRIAYQGITFDDVLLEPGYSDVVPRDVDVRTNLTRNVKLNIPILSSPMDTVTESELAIALAQEGGIGIIHKNLPIQQQTREVDKVKRSENGIITDPVTLNPEETVGTAKRLMEQHHISGVPITVDGHLRGILTRRDLRFLTDYNQRIAEVMTKDDLVTAPENTTLEAAERILTENKVEKLLLVDDLYRLKGLITIKDIDKMLNFPNACKDSRGRLRVGAAIGVLDFERANSLIEAGVDVLVVDSAHGHSRNVMNTVKELKRRYTIDVIAGNIATQEGAKALAEAGADAVKVGIGPGSICTTRIVSGVGVPQLSAIYWAAKGVRDFGIPIIADGGIRYSGDITKALAAGAFSVMIGGLFAGLAESPGQTILYKGRSFKVYRGMGSMGAMMAGSSDRYFQSRDGGNGKLVPEGVEGRVPYKGPLGPYVYQLVGGLRAGMGYCGAHNLEDLRTRSRFIQVSGASVQESHPHDIVITQEAPNYTSAEHAGSDSM, from the coding sequence ATGCACGATCGCATCGCTTATCAGGGCATTACCTTTGATGATGTTCTTCTGGAACCGGGATATTCTGACGTGGTTCCCCGCGATGTGGATGTGCGAACCAACTTGACACGCAACGTGAAACTGAATATTCCGATCCTCTCGTCGCCCATGGATACGGTGACGGAGAGCGAATTGGCGATCGCGTTGGCTCAGGAAGGGGGCATCGGCATCATTCACAAGAATCTGCCGATTCAGCAGCAAACGCGCGAAGTGGACAAGGTCAAACGCAGCGAAAACGGCATTATCACCGATCCGGTGACGCTCAACCCCGAAGAAACCGTGGGGACGGCGAAGCGGCTGATGGAGCAGCACCACATCAGTGGGGTGCCGATTACGGTGGATGGCCACCTGCGGGGGATTCTCACACGGCGCGATCTGCGCTTCTTGACCGATTACAACCAGCGAATTGCCGAGGTGATGACCAAAGATGATTTGGTTACCGCGCCGGAAAATACAACGCTGGAAGCGGCTGAGCGGATTTTAACGGAAAATAAGGTGGAGAAATTGCTCCTGGTGGACGATTTATACCGTCTGAAGGGGTTAATCACCATCAAAGACATCGACAAGATGCTGAACTTCCCCAATGCCTGCAAAGATTCGCGGGGGCGACTGCGAGTGGGGGCGGCTATCGGGGTGCTGGACTTTGAACGCGCGAATTCGCTGATCGAAGCCGGGGTGGATGTGCTGGTGGTGGACTCGGCACACGGACATTCTCGAAATGTCATGAACACCGTTAAAGAACTGAAGCGTCGCTATACGATTGATGTGATCGCGGGCAACATTGCGACGCAAGAAGGGGCCAAGGCGCTGGCGGAAGCCGGCGCGGATGCGGTGAAAGTGGGCATCGGGCCAGGATCGATCTGCACAACGCGGATTGTGTCCGGCGTGGGGGTGCCGCAACTTTCCGCCATTTATTGGGCCGCCAAAGGGGTGCGAGATTTCGGCATCCCGATCATTGCCGATGGGGGGATTCGCTATTCGGGCGACATCACCAAGGCGCTGGCGGCGGGTGCGTTTTCGGTCATGATTGGCGGCTTGTTCGCTGGTCTGGCAGAGAGTCCGGGGCAAACGATCCTGTACAAGGGTCGGAGCTTCAAAGTCTATCGCGGGATGGGGTCGATGGGGGCCATGATGGCCGGTTCCAGCGACCGATATTTCCAATCGCGTGATGGCGGAAACGGCAAGCTCGTCCCGGAAGGCGTCGAAGGGCGTGTCCCCTACAAGGGACCGCTTGGGCCGTATGTGTATCAGTTGGTTGGGGGCCTGCGAGCCGGGATGGGCTATTGCGGTGCCCATAATCTCGAAGATTTGCGGACGCGATCTCGCTTCATCCAAGTAAGCGGTGCGTCGGTTCAGGAGAGCCATCCGCATGACATTGTTATCACGCAGGAAGCGCCGAATTACACATCAGCCGAACATGCCGGTTCGGATTCGATGTAA
- the fhcD gene encoding formylmethanofuran--tetrahydromethanopterin N-formyltransferase, whose translation MAAEIDDTYAEAFKSLYAEVLITAKNRKWLDHAIQAATGNASSTILCDCEAGLDRYVGPGSSQISDAVGDESFQTPDGRLGAILQFHVPRFRKDRVEALDRSLLVRISQNVLTCPTTACFNVQLDNPNYVHLGRKIAYFGDGYQFRAERFGRKVWVIPILSGEWIVERRCGYREGLMGGNLWFFGATADGALDAAEAASAAAATVPGVILPFPGGVAASGSKAGSRYKFSIASTYENFCPTLRETLGEKSRLPEGVQSVQEIIINGQNLDVIRQATQAAIQAAVNTPNLLRISAGNYNGRLGKSFIYLLPHRQPE comes from the coding sequence ATGGCCGCCGAAATTGACGACACCTACGCCGAGGCATTCAAAAGCCTGTATGCCGAGGTTCTCATCACCGCGAAGAATCGCAAATGGCTCGACCACGCGATTCAAGCCGCCACGGGGAACGCTTCCAGCACGATCTTGTGCGACTGTGAAGCCGGTTTAGACCGATATGTCGGCCCCGGTAGCAGCCAAATCAGCGATGCGGTCGGCGATGAATCGTTTCAGACTCCCGATGGCCGACTTGGCGCGATTCTGCAATTCCATGTCCCCCGATTCCGCAAAGATCGTGTCGAAGCACTCGATCGCAGCCTGCTGGTGCGGATCAGCCAAAATGTGCTCACCTGCCCGACAACGGCCTGCTTCAACGTGCAATTGGATAATCCCAACTACGTTCACCTGGGCCGCAAGATTGCCTATTTCGGGGACGGCTATCAATTCCGGGCCGAGCGATTTGGCCGGAAAGTCTGGGTGATTCCGATTCTGTCGGGTGAGTGGATTGTCGAACGGCGATGCGGGTATCGGGAAGGGTTGATGGGCGGCAATCTCTGGTTCTTCGGTGCGACGGCCGATGGTGCGCTCGATGCCGCCGAAGCCGCATCCGCCGCCGCTGCCACCGTGCCCGGCGTGATTCTTCCGTTCCCGGGCGGAGTCGCGGCCAGTGGCTCGAAAGCTGGCTCCCGCTACAAATTCTCCATCGCCAGCACCTACGAGAATTTCTGTCCCACACTGCGAGAAACGCTCGGCGAGAAATCCCGACTCCCCGAAGGCGTGCAGTCCGTTCAAGAAATTATCATCAACGGACAGAATCTCGATGTGATTCGGCAAGCGACTCAGGCTGCCATTCAAGCAGCCGTGAACACGCCGAACTTACTTCGCATCTCGGCGGGCAATTACAACGGGCGACTGGGGAAATCGTTCATCTACCTGCTCCCGCATCGGCAACCTGAATAA